In Janibacter cremeus, a genomic segment contains:
- a CDS encoding SAV_6107 family HEPN domain-containing protein, which produces MAATPLLHPDRVDGAVHLLSCAGESLASAHWARTAHGRSAGTRLAVLRAAAAVLAVRGRPRTTDPEALGPTRRGGGRPEPRSTGPLDVWCLLPRVAPELTEWAQFFGAVLPADARSTVPMSVREVDDLLRQGEEFVQLVAGLLGLPPVPVTGELTSLTTPGGRG; this is translated from the coding sequence ATGGCTGCCACACCGCTCCTGCACCCCGACCGCGTCGACGGCGCGGTCCACCTGCTCTCCTGCGCCGGCGAGAGCCTGGCGAGCGCGCACTGGGCCCGCACGGCCCATGGGCGCAGCGCCGGGACCCGTCTGGCTGTGCTCCGGGCTGCCGCCGCCGTCCTCGCCGTTCGGGGTCGGCCACGCACGACCGACCCCGAGGCGCTGGGTCCCACGCGCCGCGGGGGCGGCCGACCCGAGCCCCGCAGCACCGGCCCGCTGGACGTGTGGTGCCTGCTCCCGCGGGTGGCGCCCGAGCTGACCGAGTGGGCGCAGTTCTTCGGGGCCGTGCTGCCCGCAGATGCGCGCAGCACGGTGCCGATGAGCGTGCGCGAGGTCGACGACCTGCTGCGCCAGGGGGAGGAGTTCGTCCAGCTCGTCGCGGGCCTGCTCGGCCTGCCTCCGGTCCCCGTCACCGGTGAGCTCACCTCGCTGACCACCCCGGGAGGGCGTGGATGA
- a CDS encoding DUF6504 family protein — translation MFDEEELIMVRLVEETIEVRVADPQRTGEQGQLCDRSSDRRGRPEQFLWRGRLYRVTEVVAHWQERHPWWRTATEQPLAQVPLARDVWRVSASRGLSSAPGIYDLGVDGATATSAGPVGSVGPTWLLLRTQD, via the coding sequence ATGTTCGACGAAGAGGAGTTGATCATGGTCCGGCTCGTGGAGGAGACCATCGAGGTGCGGGTGGCCGATCCGCAGCGTACGGGGGAGCAGGGACAGCTCTGCGACCGAAGCAGTGATCGACGCGGGAGGCCGGAGCAGTTCCTGTGGCGCGGGCGGCTCTACCGGGTCACCGAGGTCGTCGCCCACTGGCAGGAGCGGCACCCGTGGTGGCGGACGGCCACCGAGCAGCCGCTGGCGCAGGTCCCGCTCGCCCGGGACGTGTGGCGGGTGAGCGCCAGCCGTGGGCTGAGCAGCGCGCCGGGGATCTACGACCTGGGTGTCGACGGTGCCACGGCGACGTCCGCCGGGCCCGTCGGGTCCGTCGGGCCCACCTGGCTGCTGCTGCGGACGCAGGACTGA
- a CDS encoding polyprenyl synthetase family protein, translating to MPHPLDRVDLRTRVQARLDAELDRWESELAEIGPDVADLIDPVRSLLQGGKRLRAGFAYWGWRAAGQQDHEGAVSLAAAMEFFQAAALIHDDVMDDSETRRGRPAMHRSLADAHSARGWNGDADRFGTAGAILAGNLCLGWCDDLFTDSGLPAPALSAARPTFEKMRGQLMAGQFLDIVTSMRPWHQLEDAERIERSRHVIRYKSAQYSVEHPLLIGAAAGGACAQDLGALSRYGLALGEAFQLRDDVLGVFGDPEVTGKPAGDDLREGKRTVLIARALAGADQSTTSRIETWLGAPDLGADEVRAFQQLLTDTGALEGVEADIAKGADTARAALAQASGVAPEARELLAELIEITTARST from the coding sequence GTGCCGCACCCCCTGGACCGGGTAGACCTGCGTACGCGGGTCCAGGCCCGTCTGGATGCCGAGCTGGACCGGTGGGAGAGTGAGCTCGCCGAGATCGGCCCCGACGTCGCCGACCTCATCGACCCCGTGCGCAGCCTGCTGCAGGGCGGCAAGCGGCTGCGCGCCGGCTTCGCCTACTGGGGATGGCGTGCCGCAGGCCAGCAGGACCACGAGGGCGCGGTCTCCTTGGCCGCCGCCATGGAGTTCTTCCAGGCCGCCGCCCTCATCCACGACGACGTCATGGACGACAGCGAGACCCGTCGCGGCAGGCCGGCGATGCACCGTTCACTCGCGGATGCCCACTCCGCCCGCGGGTGGAACGGCGACGCGGACCGCTTCGGCACCGCCGGCGCGATCCTCGCCGGCAACCTCTGCCTGGGCTGGTGCGACGACCTCTTCACCGACTCCGGACTGCCCGCGCCGGCCCTGTCCGCCGCCCGACCGACCTTCGAGAAGATGCGCGGCCAGCTCATGGCCGGGCAGTTCCTCGACATCGTCACCTCGATGCGCCCGTGGCACCAGCTCGAGGACGCGGAGCGCATCGAGCGCTCCCGCCACGTCATCCGGTACAAGAGTGCCCAGTACTCGGTCGAGCACCCGCTGCTCATCGGCGCCGCCGCCGGCGGCGCCTGCGCGCAGGACCTCGGCGCGCTCTCGCGCTACGGGCTCGCGCTCGGCGAGGCCTTCCAGCTGCGCGACGACGTGCTCGGCGTCTTCGGCGACCCGGAGGTCACCGGCAAGCCGGCCGGGGACGACCTGCGTGAGGGCAAGCGCACCGTGCTCATCGCCCGGGCACTCGCCGGCGCCGACCAGAGCACGACGTCCCGGATCGAGACGTGGCTCGGGGCCCCCGACCTCGGGGCCGATGAGGTCCGCGCCTTCCAGCAGCTGCTCACCGACACCGGGGCGCTCGAGGGCGTCGAGGCCGACATCGCGAAGGGGGCGGACACCGCCCGCGCAGCACTGGCCCAGGCGTCCGGGGTGGCCCCGGAGGCACGCGAGCTGCTCGCCGAGCTGATCGAGATCACGACCGCGCGCAGTACCTAG
- the dinB gene encoding DNA polymerase IV, protein MSRRQFRPPPRAGQGPPDDTGCTVLHVDMDAFFAGASLLARPDLVGTPVIVGGGNRGVVLSATYEARAFGVTSAMPMGRARRLCPQATILPPDHELYARISRSVMATFADITPYVEPLSLDEAFLDVAGAVRLMGSPAQIAQRIRDTVADEQGVTCSVGVASTKFVAKLASSLAKPDGLLVIPAAEVVTFVQQLPVAALWGVGDKTEESLARLGLKTVADIAHTPRETLVRALGNATGAHLHDLAWGRDPRSVEPVRRERSIGNERTYDHDVDDPQAVHRTLLGLSEKTASRLRAAGLVGRTVSIKVRFADFTTISRSRSLRDPTDVSRDIAAMARDLYDALGLQRARIRLVGVRVEQLSEAASTPVQVALDEPEHGWREADRAIDRASARFGAGSVRPASLLGGGDDRRPRPPTASPGSDLE, encoded by the coding sequence ATGAGCCGGCGTCAGTTCCGGCCCCCACCACGGGCCGGCCAGGGCCCCCCGGACGACACCGGGTGCACTGTCCTGCACGTTGACATGGACGCCTTCTTCGCCGGTGCCTCCCTGCTCGCGCGCCCCGACCTCGTCGGGACCCCGGTCATCGTCGGGGGTGGCAACCGCGGCGTGGTCCTCTCCGCGACCTACGAGGCCCGCGCCTTCGGAGTCACCTCCGCCATGCCCATGGGGCGGGCGCGCCGGCTGTGCCCCCAGGCGACCATCCTCCCTCCGGACCACGAGCTGTACGCCCGCATCTCCCGGTCGGTGATGGCGACCTTCGCCGACATCACCCCCTACGTCGAGCCGCTCAGCCTCGACGAGGCCTTCCTCGACGTCGCCGGGGCAGTGCGCCTCATGGGTTCCCCCGCGCAGATCGCCCAGCGCATCCGCGACACCGTCGCCGACGAGCAGGGGGTCACCTGCTCGGTCGGCGTCGCCAGCACCAAGTTCGTCGCCAAGCTGGCCTCCTCCCTGGCCAAGCCGGACGGCCTGCTCGTCATCCCCGCCGCTGAGGTCGTCACCTTCGTCCAACAGCTGCCGGTGGCCGCCTTGTGGGGTGTGGGCGACAAGACCGAGGAGTCCCTGGCCCGGCTGGGCCTGAAGACCGTCGCCGACATCGCCCACACTCCGCGCGAGACCCTGGTGCGCGCCCTCGGGAACGCGACCGGCGCGCACCTGCACGACCTCGCCTGGGGCCGAGACCCACGGTCCGTCGAACCCGTGCGCCGGGAGCGCAGCATCGGCAACGAGCGCACCTACGACCACGACGTCGACGACCCGCAGGCCGTCCACCGCACCCTGCTCGGCCTGAGCGAGAAGACCGCGAGCCGGTTGCGGGCTGCCGGCCTGGTCGGCCGGACGGTGAGCATCAAGGTGCGCTTCGCCGACTTCACGACGATCAGCCGGTCCCGCTCCCTTCGCGACCCGACCGATGTCTCCCGGGACATCGCCGCGATGGCCCGCGACCTCTACGACGCCCTCGGGCTGCAGCGCGCCCGCATCCGACTCGTCGGTGTGCGCGTCGAGCAGCTGAGCGAGGCAGCGTCCACGCCGGTGCAGGTCGCCCTCGACGAACCCGAGCACGGATGGCGCGAGGCCGACCGGGCGATCGATCGGGCGAGTGCCCGTTTCGGCGCCGGAAGTGTACGTCCGGCGAGCCTCCTGGGTGGTGGCGACGATCGTCGCCCCCGCCCGCCTACCGCAAGCCCGGGGAGCGACCTAGAATGA
- a CDS encoding Rv2175c family DNA-binding protein codes for MNDTPENVAASEPTESSGPVWLTLPDIAEQLGVRITQVHRMLKDGELVAVRRGERNVLSVPQEFIGEDGPLPELRGTFTVLHDGGFTDEEIVEWMFARDDRLVGGTPIGAIRQGAKTEVRRRAMEEAL; via the coding sequence GTGAACGACACGCCTGAGAATGTTGCCGCCTCCGAGCCGACCGAGTCGTCCGGGCCCGTGTGGCTGACCCTCCCCGACATCGCCGAGCAGCTCGGTGTACGCATCACCCAGGTGCACCGGATGCTCAAGGACGGTGAGCTCGTGGCGGTGCGCCGCGGGGAACGCAACGTCCTGTCCGTGCCGCAGGAGTTCATCGGTGAGGACGGACCGCTGCCGGAGCTGCGTGGGACATTCACCGTGCTCCACGACGGTGGCTTCACCGACGAGGAGATCGTCGAGTGGATGTTCGCCCGCGACGACCGCCTGGTCGGCGGCACGCCGATCGGCGCCATCCGTCAGGGGGCGAAGACCGAGGTGCGTCGCCGGGCCATGGAAGAGGCCCTCTGA
- a CDS encoding class I SAM-dependent methyltransferase: MNDERGWSRSSGVEANMRTAAVWSQLRELSESRRQELGRPLRVLDLGGGTGGLAVALAEQGHTVTVVDPNPDALASLARRAEESDAAERVSAVQGDADTFAASVTPGSIDLLCCHGVLEYVEDPASTLTRVAEVLAPGGHLSLVTAQRAAAVLARAVAGRFDQATAALTSADGRWGDEDPMPRRFDRADVADMLSRAGFTTLDARGVRIFSDLVPYEYVDTEADRQALLELEELAAGDRRMGLSTLGAAVHVIARRD; encoded by the coding sequence GTGAACGACGAGCGAGGATGGTCCCGCAGCAGCGGGGTCGAGGCCAACATGCGCACCGCCGCCGTCTGGTCCCAGCTCCGCGAGCTCAGCGAGTCCCGTCGTCAGGAGCTGGGACGCCCACTGCGCGTCCTCGACCTGGGGGGCGGCACCGGGGGGCTGGCCGTCGCGCTCGCCGAGCAGGGCCACACGGTCACCGTCGTCGACCCCAACCCCGACGCCCTGGCCTCCCTCGCCCGCCGGGCCGAGGAGTCCGACGCCGCCGAGCGGGTCAGTGCCGTTCAGGGTGACGCCGACACCTTCGCTGCGTCCGTCACCCCCGGGTCCATCGACCTGCTCTGCTGCCACGGCGTCCTCGAGTACGTCGAGGACCCCGCGTCCACCCTCACCCGCGTCGCCGAGGTGCTCGCCCCGGGCGGCCACCTGTCCCTGGTGACCGCGCAGCGTGCCGCCGCCGTGCTGGCCCGCGCCGTCGCCGGGCGCTTCGACCAGGCCACCGCCGCGCTGACCAGCGCCGACGGCCGCTGGGGTGATGAGGACCCGATGCCGCGCCGCTTCGACCGCGCCGACGTGGCCGACATGCTCAGCCGCGCCGGGTTCACCACGCTCGACGCCCGCGGCGTGCGCATCTTCAGCGACCTCGTCCCGTACGAGTACGTCGACACCGAGGCCGACCGGCAGGCGCTGCTGGAGCTCGAGGAGCTCGCGGCCGGCGACCGCCGGATGGGCCTGTCCACGCTGGGTGCCGCGGTCCACGTCATCGCCCGCCGCGACTGA
- a CDS encoding DNA polymerase III subunit alpha produces MSFAHLHVASGFSLRHGTSTPEDLVARAVELGQPALALTDRDGLYGAVRFVRAASAAGVAPVLGVDLAVGARTGPAQRRGSPTRTPVRGGAEVDPRHPRVTVLARGAGAGVPHGVGWARLCRLVSEVHLTGERGDALADSQMIARHAAAPGPAEPAPLLVLLGPASDVGAALLARRPDIARERLAAWRRLLPAGALAIEVVDHGGPPGSPASTGHAAHLLGLADATGTPAVLTAVTRHLHPQDAVVADVLDATRRLVVLDTRHLDRVTEAGHLADTPTMAASAHRVATALGGGAGGFGCAGPRQRAEALLETTTRTALECAQDDRKDLGIGRVHLPEARVIGLGPDEDPQAVLAQRCRAAIGERYPQASPSTLRQVEERLEDELDVIAALGYPTYFLTVAEVVDLIVDAGVRVAARGSGAGSLVNHLLGISAIDPIRHDLLMERFCSPLRAELPDIDIDVESARRTQMYERVLERFGRDRVTCVSMMDTYKARHAIRDVGAALGIPPAEVDQVAKAFPHIRARDVRSALAELPELRTRGLGSDPHGRPEGPDGHRMGALLDLVERLDGLPRHIAMHPCGMVLSDGGLLDRTPVESSWLGFPMSQFDKEDVEALGLLKLDVLGIRMQSAMAHAVGEVERVEGTRVDLDDRDDVPLDDAATFAMIRTTRTLGCFQIESPGQRELIGKLAPTAFEDLVIDISLFRPGPVKSDMIRPFLEARHGWSRPQFLHERLVPALAETEGVVVFHEQMLRIIAETTGVTLAQADEVRRTMGSPDGQVRIEAWWRPAAAARGYPAEDVERIWAVLAAFASFGFCKAHAAAFAMPTYQSAWLKTHHPAAFLAGVLTHDPGMYPKRLLLEEARSLGITVLGVDVNASTGEYRAERAPVPGTRPTDPDLPDGSGWGIRLSLADVKGMSEGEIARVVAGAPYDSLADFWQRAQVSRPVVERLVLIGAFDSVHGTGAGSGGPGLGHRGRLTRRDLLLHVAELDRWTRAGSVRSRGRPRRAAPPAWAAGELGAQQVRTTTTTPVASQLTLDLGDSPELGEGVGLPEMTVPDQVSAELEILGLDASRHVMEFYAPMLRALGVTRSADLLSVRSNAEILAAGVKVATQTPPIRSGRRVVFLTVDDSTGPVDATFFEDTQGPYAATIFHSWLLLVRGTVRRAGDRGVSVLASGAWELSGLWDAWQRGGIEAVHAALEQADDLARARDVAHQRPDGHRVLVHASGFRQSPWADTRPAGSGVQPPRKLWHSSPGSSGH; encoded by the coding sequence ATGAGTTTTGCCCATCTGCACGTGGCCTCTGGCTTCTCCCTCCGCCACGGCACGAGTACACCGGAGGACCTCGTCGCCCGGGCCGTCGAGCTCGGACAGCCCGCGCTCGCCCTCACCGACCGGGACGGGCTCTACGGGGCCGTCCGCTTCGTCCGTGCGGCGAGCGCGGCCGGCGTGGCGCCGGTGCTCGGGGTGGACCTGGCCGTCGGTGCGCGGACGGGTCCGGCGCAGCGACGAGGGAGCCCCACCCGTACGCCGGTGCGTGGCGGTGCCGAGGTGGACCCGCGCCACCCGCGGGTGACGGTGCTGGCACGGGGTGCCGGTGCGGGGGTGCCACACGGCGTCGGGTGGGCCCGGCTGTGCCGCCTCGTCAGCGAGGTGCACCTGACCGGCGAGCGGGGCGATGCGCTCGCCGACTCGCAGATGATCGCCCGGCACGCCGCCGCGCCCGGGCCCGCGGAGCCGGCGCCGCTGCTCGTCCTGCTCGGCCCGGCCTCCGACGTCGGCGCCGCGCTGCTCGCCCGCCGGCCGGACATCGCCCGGGAGCGTCTCGCGGCCTGGCGCCGCCTGCTGCCGGCGGGCGCCCTCGCCATCGAGGTCGTCGACCACGGCGGTCCGCCCGGCTCGCCCGCCTCGACCGGGCACGCCGCGCACCTGCTCGGGCTGGCCGACGCGACCGGCACCCCGGCCGTGCTCACTGCGGTGACCCGCCACCTGCACCCGCAGGACGCGGTCGTCGCCGACGTGCTCGACGCGACCCGCCGCCTCGTCGTCCTCGACACCCGCCACCTCGACCGGGTCACCGAGGCCGGTCACCTCGCCGACACCCCGACGATGGCCGCGTCCGCACACCGGGTGGCGACCGCGCTCGGCGGCGGGGCCGGCGGTTTCGGCTGTGCCGGCCCGCGCCAGCGCGCCGAGGCACTCCTCGAGACGACGACCCGCACCGCCCTGGAGTGTGCCCAGGACGACCGGAAGGACCTGGGGATCGGCCGGGTCCACCTGCCCGAGGCCCGGGTGATCGGCCTGGGCCCCGACGAGGACCCGCAGGCGGTGCTCGCGCAACGCTGCCGGGCCGCCATCGGTGAGCGGTACCCACAGGCCTCGCCGAGCACGCTCCGGCAGGTCGAGGAGCGACTCGAGGACGAGCTCGATGTCATCGCGGCGCTGGGCTACCCGACCTACTTCCTCACCGTCGCCGAGGTCGTGGACCTCATTGTCGACGCCGGGGTGCGGGTGGCCGCCCGCGGCTCCGGAGCGGGCAGCCTGGTCAACCACCTGCTCGGTATCAGCGCCATCGACCCGATCCGCCACGACCTGCTCATGGAGCGCTTCTGCTCGCCACTGCGGGCCGAGCTGCCCGACATCGACATCGACGTCGAGTCCGCCCGCCGGACGCAGATGTACGAGCGGGTCCTGGAGCGCTTCGGCCGGGACCGGGTCACCTGCGTGTCGATGATGGACACCTACAAGGCCCGGCACGCGATCCGCGACGTCGGGGCGGCGCTGGGCATCCCGCCCGCGGAGGTCGACCAGGTCGCCAAGGCCTTCCCGCACATCCGGGCCAGGGACGTGCGCAGCGCACTCGCGGAGCTGCCGGAGCTGCGCACCCGCGGGCTCGGGTCCGACCCGCACGGTAGGCCCGAGGGGCCCGATGGGCACAGGATGGGGGCCCTCCTCGACCTGGTCGAGCGCCTCGACGGACTGCCACGGCACATCGCCATGCACCCGTGCGGGATGGTCCTGTCCGACGGAGGACTGCTCGACCGCACCCCGGTCGAGTCGAGCTGGCTGGGTTTCCCGATGAGCCAGTTCGACAAGGAGGACGTCGAGGCGCTGGGGCTGCTCAAGCTCGACGTCCTGGGGATCCGGATGCAGTCGGCGATGGCGCACGCGGTCGGGGAGGTCGAGCGGGTCGAGGGCACCCGGGTCGACCTCGACGACCGGGATGACGTCCCGCTCGACGACGCGGCGACCTTCGCGATGATCCGCACGACCCGCACCCTCGGGTGCTTCCAGATCGAGAGTCCGGGTCAGCGTGAGCTCATCGGCAAGCTCGCCCCGACGGCCTTCGAGGACCTGGTCATCGACATCTCGCTCTTCCGACCCGGCCCGGTGAAGTCGGACATGATCCGCCCCTTCCTCGAGGCCCGGCACGGCTGGTCGCGACCGCAGTTCCTCCACGAGCGCCTCGTCCCGGCGCTCGCCGAGACCGAGGGGGTGGTCGTCTTCCACGAGCAGATGCTGCGGATCATCGCCGAGACGACCGGGGTGACCCTGGCCCAGGCCGACGAGGTGCGCCGGACGATGGGCAGCCCCGACGGGCAGGTGCGCATCGAGGCGTGGTGGCGTCCGGCGGCTGCTGCCCGGGGCTACCCGGCGGAGGACGTCGAGCGGATCTGGGCGGTGCTCGCCGCCTTCGCCTCCTTCGGGTTCTGCAAGGCGCACGCTGCTGCCTTCGCCATGCCGACCTACCAGTCGGCGTGGTTGAAGACCCACCACCCGGCGGCCTTCCTCGCCGGGGTGCTCACCCACGACCCGGGCATGTACCCCAAGCGGCTGCTCCTGGAGGAGGCGCGCTCCCTGGGCATCACCGTCCTGGGGGTCGACGTCAACGCGAGCACGGGGGAGTACCGCGCCGAGCGGGCGCCCGTGCCCGGTACCCGCCCCACGGACCCGGACCTGCCGGACGGGTCGGGGTGGGGCATCCGACTCTCCCTCGCGGACGTCAAGGGCATGAGCGAGGGGGAGATCGCACGCGTCGTCGCCGGGGCGCCGTACGACTCGCTCGCCGACTTCTGGCAGCGAGCGCAGGTGAGCCGGCCCGTCGTCGAGCGGCTGGTGCTGATCGGGGCCTTCGACTCCGTGCACGGCACCGGTGCGGGCAGCGGGGGGCCGGGGCTCGGCCACCGGGGTCGGCTGACCCGTCGGGACCTGTTGCTGCACGTCGCCGAGCTGGACCGGTGGACGCGGGCGGGTTCCGTGCGGTCGCGCGGTCGGCCTCGACGCGCTGCGCCGCCGGCCTGGGCCGCGGGCGAGCTCGGTGCGCAGCAGGTGCGCACGACCACCACGACCCCGGTGGCCAGCCAGCTCACCCTCGACCTCGGGGACTCCCCGGAGTTGGGCGAAGGGGTGGGCCTGCCGGAGATGACCGTCCCCGACCAGGTCAGTGCCGAGCTGGAGATCCTCGGCCTGGACGCCTCCCGACACGTCATGGAGTTCTACGCGCCGATGCTCCGGGCGCTCGGGGTCACCCGCAGCGCCGATCTGCTCTCGGTGCGCAGCAACGCCGAGATCCTCGCTGCCGGGGTCAAGGTCGCCACCCAGACCCCGCCGATCCGCTCCGGGCGCCGGGTCGTCTTCCTCACCGTCGACGACTCGACCGGGCCGGTGGACGCGACCTTCTTCGAGGACACCCAGGGCCCCTATGCAGCGACGATCTTCCACTCCTGGCTGCTGCTCGTGCGCGGCACCGTGCGACGGGCGGGTGACCGCGGGGTCTCCGTGCTCGCCTCCGGCGCGTGGGAGCTGTCGGGGCTGTGGGACGCCTGGCAGCGCGGCGGTATCGAGGCCGTGCACGCCGCGCTCGAGCAGGCCGACGACCTCGCCCGGGCCCGCGACGTCGCGCACCAGCGGCCAGACGGGCATCGGGTCCTCGTCCACGCCTCGGGGTTCCGGCAGTCGCCCTGGGCGGACACCCGCCCCGCCGGCTCGGGCGTGCAGCCCCCGCGCAAGCTGTGGCACTCATCGCCGGGCAGCTCGGGCCACTGA
- a CDS encoding DUF4440 domain-containing protein, with amino-acid sequence MDDTALATILDLERELQSSAARADEGRLRELLAPDFTEVGASGREWDRESILGMLREQSDDEAAPPIGIHDLRGRVIAPGVIRVSWDSSTGGSRARRTSIWCERDSGWQQVHHQGIPLP; translated from the coding sequence ATGGATGACACCGCACTGGCCACGATCCTCGACCTCGAGCGGGAGCTGCAGTCGTCCGCTGCACGCGCTGATGAGGGGCGGCTGCGGGAGTTGCTCGCGCCGGACTTCACCGAGGTGGGCGCCTCCGGGCGGGAGTGGGACCGCGAGTCGATCCTCGGCATGCTGCGCGAGCAGTCCGACGACGAGGCCGCCCCTCCCATCGGGATCCACGACCTGCGTGGCAGGGTCATCGCGCCCGGGGTCATCCGGGTCTCGTGGGACTCCAGCACAGGTGGGAGCCGAGCGCGGCGCACCTCGATCTGGTGCGAGCGGGACTCCGGCTGGCAACAGGTCCACCACCAGGGGATTCCGCTGCCCTGA
- a CDS encoding LysM peptidoglycan-binding domain-containing protein — MVLPLFVPVPATPVAPALDLTVAGTETAISAEGSKQHTVRPGETAYDIAQRYGISTNALLSRNNLHAKDFIHPGQKLTVPQRSGSHAAKGRQGKTSSRSGSTRTYTVRSGDTLTGIAARHNMSLDRLRSLNNLGNGFIHPGEKLRVSGAPAKPAKRSTSRPANSTYTVRSGDTLSGIATRQGMSVTKLAKLNGISTSKHIHAGQRLTVTGSPKKSSQEGPAATKKNSFAGRTYSDSIVSAAEKNRATLAGRSMPGRAETKAIITRVARQHGVDPSLALAVSYLESGWNQRQVSVANAVGAMQVIPSSGEWTSSLVGRDLDLLDTQDNATAGVVLLKVLTQQASSNSDAIAGYYQGLASVEANGMYDDTKQYVANVKALRKRM; from the coding sequence TTGGTTCTGCCGCTCTTCGTCCCCGTCCCGGCCACCCCCGTTGCCCCGGCGCTCGACCTGACCGTCGCCGGCACCGAGACCGCCATCAGCGCCGAAGGATCCAAGCAGCACACGGTCCGCCCGGGCGAGACGGCCTACGACATCGCGCAGCGCTACGGCATCTCCACCAACGCACTGCTCTCGCGCAACAACCTCCACGCCAAGGACTTCATCCACCCGGGGCAGAAACTCACGGTGCCCCAGCGCTCCGGCTCGCACGCAGCGAAGGGGCGCCAGGGGAAGACGTCCTCGCGCTCCGGGTCCACCCGTACCTACACGGTGCGCAGCGGCGACACCCTGACCGGCATCGCCGCACGCCACAACATGAGCCTGGACCGGCTGCGTTCCCTCAACAACCTCGGCAACGGCTTCATCCACCCCGGCGAGAAGCTGCGCGTCAGCGGCGCGCCGGCCAAGCCCGCCAAGCGCTCGACCAGCCGCCCGGCGAACTCGACGTACACGGTCCGCAGCGGTGACACCCTCAGCGGCATCGCAACACGCCAGGGCATGAGCGTGACAAAGTTGGCCAAGCTCAACGGCATCTCCACGAGCAAGCACATCCACGCGGGCCAGAGGTTGACGGTCACCGGCTCGCCGAAGAAGAGCTCGCAGGAGGGCCCGGCCGCGACCAAGAAGAACTCCTTCGCGGGTCGCACCTACTCCGACTCGATCGTCTCAGCGGCCGAGAAGAACCGCGCGACCCTCGCCGGACGCTCGATGCCCGGTCGCGCCGAGACCAAGGCGATCATCACCCGCGTCGCCCGGCAGCACGGCGTCGACCCCTCACTCGCCCTGGCCGTGTCCTACCTGGAGTCGGGGTGGAACCAGCGTCAGGTCTCCGTCGCCAACGCCGTCGGCGCGATGCAGGTCATCCCCTCCTCGGGCGAGTGGACCTCGTCCCTCGTGGGCCGTGACCTCGACCTGCTCGACACCCAGGACAACGCGACCGCCGGAGTCGTGCTGCTGAAGGTCCTCACCCAGCAGGCCTCGTCGAACTCCGACGCCATCGCCGGCTACTACCAGGGCCTCGCCTCGGTCGAGGCCAACGGCATGTACGACGACACCAAGCAGTACGTGGCCAACGTCAAGGCGCTGCGCAAGCGCATGTGA